One Candidatus Aegiribacteria sp. genomic window, CAGGAGCGAATTACCTCGGACTGAGGAGTTACGCATTTCCGGTGTACAAACTGGAACTCATCTGCTTACAGTAATGGTAGGAGACCTGGAATCGGGCAGAAGCACCGAATGGGAAGAAACCATTGAAGTATTTCTGCCGGACAGTTCATCATGGTCATCAGGCAATCTTCAGATCTCAGGGGGATATTATCAGAGAGCTTCAGGTACAACTGAAATTATCTGGAATGTATATCCTCCCCGGACAGACTACGAAGAGGTCGACTCTCTTGTAGCTGCTTACGCCCTTCGGGACGAAGACAGTGTTATAGAAAGAGAGGGCTGGATGGATATGGCAACCTCCGGTACCGCGTGCAGAATCGAAGCTTCACTTGATATCAGTCATCTCGATTCAGGCGAGTATGAGTTACTCGCTGTTATCGTTTCTGACGATGAAATAGTTGCAGCTTCAAAAGCGGATCTACAGCTTCTCCAGGCATGGGATGTCTGGGGAGTGGATCCCGATCTTACAGAAACTCTGGTAAGACCCATCACTTCCGCTTCGGAACTGGATGAACTGAAAAATGCGGAAGGTCCATCCAGCAGGAAGGCAGTGATGGCTGAGTTCTGGCATAAGAGGGATCCGTCACCGAGTACCGTGCAGAATGAATTCCTGGAGATGTACCTGACAAGGCTTGACTGCATAGATGCTAACTTTTCTGTGCTCAATACTATGGGTATCAATACCGATCAGGGGCGTGTATTCGCTCTTCTTGGAGAACCCGATATGATTGACTCAAGACCTTTCGAAACATCAACTCGGCCTACTCAGGTATGGACGTACTGTTCACCTGCCATAGAAGTGTGTTTCATCGATTACAATGGTTGTGGAATATTCGAACTCGCAACAGACTGGGAGGAGGTTCAGCTTATCTATGAGAGGCATTAGTATCATTTGTTTGTTTACTGTCTGCTTAGCGGTAAACGGTTCGGATCTGGCGTCTGTCAGCAGTGGAGATATCCGTTTTGGAATAGACACAGCACTGTTCAAATACACGGGAGCGGATACTCTGGGCCTCGAGATCTACGAACAGCTTGGTATAGACCAATTTTCAGCTGACCAGGATTCGGTTGTATCGTTTATGACGACAGCAGTCCTGATTTCTGAGAACGGCGATACTACCGCTGTTGATCAGTGGAAATCCGAAACCACCTGGGCACCGGGAAGGTCAGCGGTGAACAGCACCGTTCTTCCGGTGATACCAGGTTGTTACATCCTTGCGGTTACAGTCACAGATACAGGTAACGGGAAGCAGGGAACCGTAACCAGGAATCTGATAGTAGAATCCGCTGGAACTCTTAGTGAAATCGAACTTGCACGTGCCGTAGTTCCATCCCCGGAGGAATCAACCAATCCCCTTAAAAAGGGAGAAGTTCTTGTATTCCCCGCGGCCGATGGAAGTTATGAACTTCCGGAGGAACATATGGCTTACTATTACGTTGAGATCTACAATCATGGTGGCGCTTCAGTAGAACTGCAGGGCCGCCTTGAGACATCCTCAGGTGAAACGATTTTCGCCAGACCCTGGGTATCACTTACGATACCCGAGGGAGCGGAATCAGTTGGCCTGGTAGACAGCCTTGATCTTCGTGTTGCGCGCAGTTCGGGATTACACAGAGTCGTATTCGGTCTGATTGCACAGAACGACACCCTCGAAGTAGACAAGCACCTCATGATCAGCAGAAATCTTGAACCGGATAATGAATTCATCGGTGAAGCCGCAGGCGAGCCGGATGAAATACCATATCCTGATCATTTCAAACTGATTTTAAAAGGCGCAGAGGCTGATATGTATAACGGTCTTGATACGGATGGAAGGAAAAGGTTCTATGCCGCCTACTGGGTGGGTGCCCCCGAACAGCGTCAGCAGTTTGAGCAACGCTGCGAAGAGAGCGAAAGATATTCGAATGCTTACAGAGAAAGCTGGGAAACCGACCGGGGCAGGGTATACGTTATCTACGGCCAGCCCGATGATATTGAATCGGAACTATTTCAAGGAGGGCATGTTCCGTATGAGATCTGGTACTATTATGGAGGCGGGAACGATAGCTTCGTTTTTGCCGATAGAAGTGGAACTGGAAATTACGAACAGGTTTACTCCTCGATTGAAGGAGAAGTCAGTTATTCGAATTGGGAGGAAATGATTTCGCCCGTCACAGGAACGAGCGGCGGATGATGCTCCCGGCAATGAGAGGTGATAACAAAAAATGCACAAATTCAGAGATGATTTTGCGTTGCATTTAGCTTTGTTCTTGCGGTTTGCAGCCGCTGAAACAGGAGGTCAAATATGAAATTATTTGCGGGACCGCTCAGGACTGGT contains:
- a CDS encoding GWxTD domain-containing protein, which produces MTLLALIVTSITGFQVNWNVEPAQGQNGGAVTISVQFSEEDFLFVMENSGETAFWEVAAAIDGDYTARNSGSVSRSELPRTEELRISGVQTGTHLLTVMVGDLESGRSTEWEETIEVFLPDSSSWSSGNLQISGGYYQRASGTTEIIWNVYPPRTDYEEVDSLVAAYALRDEDSVIEREGWMDMATSGTACRIEASLDISHLDSGEYELLAVIVSDDEIVAASKADLQLLQAWDVWGVDPDLTETLVRPITSASELDELKNAEGPSSRKAVMAEFWHKRDPSPSTVQNEFLEMYLTRLDCIDANFSVLNTMGINTDQGRVFALLGEPDMIDSRPFETSTRPTQVWTYCSPAIEVCFIDYNGCGIFELATDWEEVQLIYERH
- a CDS encoding GWxTD domain-containing protein; this encodes MRGISIICLFTVCLAVNGSDLASVSSGDIRFGIDTALFKYTGADTLGLEIYEQLGIDQFSADQDSVVSFMTTAVLISENGDTTAVDQWKSETTWAPGRSAVNSTVLPVIPGCYILAVTVTDTGNGKQGTVTRNLIVESAGTLSEIELARAVVPSPEESTNPLKKGEVLVFPAADGSYELPEEHMAYYYVEIYNHGGASVELQGRLETSSGETIFARPWVSLTIPEGAESVGLVDSLDLRVARSSGLHRVVFGLIAQNDTLEVDKHLMISRNLEPDNEFIGEAAGEPDEIPYPDHFKLILKGAEADMYNGLDTDGRKRFYAAYWVGAPEQRQQFEQRCEESERYSNAYRESWETDRGRVYVIYGQPDDIESELFQGGHVPYEIWYYYGGGNDSFVFADRSGTGNYEQVYSSIEGEVSYSNWEEMISPVTGTSGG